A genomic window from Lactobacillus sp. ESL0677 includes:
- the rplV gene encoding 50S ribosomal protein L22, producing MAEQISSARAEARTVRIAARKARLVVDLIRGKDVAEALAILEFTPRAASPIVEKVLRSAIANAEHNYDLESANLYVSEAYVNEGATLKRFRPRAKGMASPINKRTSHVIVVVSEKND from the coding sequence ATGGCAGAACAAATTAGTTCAGCTAGAGCTGAAGCAAGAACTGTTCGAATTGCTGCAAGAAAAGCTCGCTTAGTCGTTGACTTAATTCGCGGCAAAGACGTTGCTGAAGCATTAGCAATCTTGGAATTTACGCCTAGAGCTGCTTCCCCAATCGTTGAAAAAGTTTTACGTTCAGCTATTGCTAACGCAGAACACAACTATGATCTTGAAAGTGCAAATCTTTACGTATCAGAAGCATATGTAAATGAAGGTGCAACTTTGAAGAGATTCCGGCCACGTGCCAAGGGTATGGCTTCTCCAATTAACAAGAGAACAAGTCATGTAATTGTAGTAGTTTCAGAAAAGAACGATTAA
- the rpsS gene encoding 30S ribosomal protein S19 encodes MSRSIKKGPFADASLLKKVEAQENAEKKQVIKTWSRRSTIFPSFVGLTIAVYDGRKHVPVYITEDMVGHKLGEFVPTRTFRGHKTSDDKATAK; translated from the coding sequence ATGAGCCGTAGTATTAAAAAAGGACCTTTTGCAGACGCATCATTGTTGAAGAAGGTTGAAGCTCAAGAAAACGCAGAAAAGAAGCAAGTTATTAAGACTTGGTCACGTCGTTCAACTATTTTCCCTTCCTTTGTTGGTTTGACTATAGCTGTTTACGACGGTAGAAAGCATGTTCCAGTTTACATTACTGAAGACATGGTTGGTCACAAGTTAGGTGAATTCGTTCCAACGAGAACTTTCCGTGGACACAAGACATCTGACGATAAGGCCACTGCAAAATAA
- the rplB gene encoding 50S ribosomal protein L2, protein MAIKVYKPTTNGRRNMTSSDFAEITTSKPERTLLESQSHTAGRNSYGHITSRHRGGGHKQKYRVIDFKRNKDNAKAVVKSIEYDPNRTANIALLHYTDGIKTYILAPKGLKVGDIVESGADADIKPGNALPLKNIPTGTSIHNIEMKPGKGGQLVRSAGTSAQVLGFDGKYALVRLQSGEVRKILSVCRATIGVVGNEQHSLIQLGKAGRSRWLGRRPQSRGSVMNPNDHPHGGGEGKAPVGRPQPMTPWGKKSRGVKTRNSKRASEKLIIRHRKGSK, encoded by the coding sequence TTGGCTATTAAAGTTTATAAGCCAACCACAAATGGTCGCCGTAATATGACTTCTTCCGACTTCGCTGAGATTACGACGAGCAAGCCAGAACGTACCTTGCTTGAATCACAATCACATACAGCAGGCCGTAACTCATATGGTCATATTACAAGTAGACACCGTGGTGGTGGTCACAAGCAAAAGTACCGTGTTATCGATTTTAAGCGTAATAAAGATAATGCAAAAGCAGTTGTTAAATCTATCGAATACGATCCAAACAGAACTGCTAACATTGCACTTCTTCACTACACTGACGGTATCAAGACTTACATTCTAGCACCTAAGGGCTTAAAAGTTGGCGATATTGTTGAATCTGGTGCAGATGCAGATATCAAGCCAGGTAACGCATTACCATTAAAGAACATTCCTACTGGTACCTCAATTCATAACATTGAAATGAAACCTGGTAAGGGTGGACAATTGGTAAGAAGTGCTGGTACAAGTGCTCAAGTGTTAGGTTTTGACGGTAAATATGCATTAGTCAGATTACAAAGTGGCGAAGTTCGTAAGATCTTGTCAGTTTGTCGTGCTACTATCGGCGTTGTTGGTAATGAACAACATTCATTGATTCAATTAGGTAAAGCTGGTCGTAGTCGTTGGTTAGGCAGACGTCCACAATCACGTGGTTCTGTAATGAACCCTAACGATCACCCACATGGTGGTGGTGAAGGTAAGGCTCCAGTTGGTCGTCCACAACCTATGACTCCTTGGGGTAAGAAGAGTCGCGGCGTTAAGACTAGAAATAGTAAGAGAGCTAGCGAGAAGCTGATCATTCGTCACCGTAAGGGTAGCAAATAA
- the rplW gene encoding 50S ribosomal protein L23: protein MSAHDIILRPVITEKSTNLMDDKKYTFNVLLTATKTQVRIAVEEIFDVKVKKVNIMNVRGKDKRVGRYAGKTARTRKAIVTLTDDSNDIKIFKDENKEENK from the coding sequence ATGAGTGCACACGATATCATTTTAAGACCTGTCATTACTGAAAAGTCAACGAACTTAATGGATGATAAGAAGTACACTTTCAACGTGCTTTTAACTGCAACCAAGACTCAAGTTCGTATCGCTGTTGAAGAAATCTTTGATGTTAAAGTTAAGAAAGTTAACATCATGAACGTTCGTGGCAAGGACAAGCGCGTTGGTCGCTATGCTGGTAAAACAGCTCGTACACGCAAGGCAATTGTTACCTTAACTGACGATTCAAACGACATTAAGATTTTCAAAGACGAAAACAAAGAAGAGAATAAGTAA
- the rplD gene encoding 50S ribosomal protein L4 gives MANLKVIDQKGKDAGEVTLNDAVFGIEPNESVVFDAIIRQRAGKRQGTSKVKNRSAVRGGGKKPWKQKGTGRARQGSIRSPQWRGGGVVFGPTPRSYAYSMPRKQRRLAIKSVLSQKLIDQDLIVLDQLTMSAPKTKEFKSMLSSLNVEGKVLVVSDDKNVQLSARNLTNVKVVPVNGVNVEDVVNYGKLILTKDAVEKIEKNVEGASKK, from the coding sequence ATGGCTAATTTAAAGGTTATCGATCAAAAAGGTAAAGATGCTGGTGAAGTTACTTTAAATGATGCAGTTTTTGGTATTGAACCAAACGAAAGCGTTGTGTTTGACGCAATCATCAGACAAAGAGCTGGCAAACGTCAAGGTACCTCAAAAGTTAAGAATAGATCTGCTGTTCGCGGCGGTGGTAAGAAACCATGGAAGCAAAAGGGTACAGGACGTGCTCGCCAAGGTTCCATTAGATCTCCACAATGGCGCGGCGGTGGTGTTGTCTTCGGACCAACTCCACGTTCATACGCATATTCAATGCCAAGAAAGCAACGTCGTTTGGCTATTAAGTCAGTTCTTTCCCAAAAATTGATTGATCAAGATTTAATCGTTTTAGACCAGTTGACAATGTCAGCACCTAAGACTAAAGAATTTAAGTCAATGTTAAGCAGCTTGAATGTTGAAGGTAAGGTTTTAGTTGTTTCAGACGACAAGAACGTACAACTTTCAGCAAGAAACTTAACTAATGTTAAGGTTGTTCCTGTTAATGGCGTAAATGTTGAAGACGTTGTTAACTACGGCAAGTTGATCTTGACTAAGGATGCTGTAGAAAAGATTGAAAAGAATGTTGAGGGGGCTTCAAAGAAATGA
- the rplC gene encoding 50S ribosomal protein L3, with protein sequence MTKGILGRKVGMTQVFTKDGILVPVTVVEATPNVVMQVKTVESDGYEAVQLGYQDKREVLSNKPEKGHAAKAKTSPKRFIREIRGVELKDYEVGSEVTVDTFKEGDVVDVTGITRGHGYQGNIKRWGQSRGPETHGSRYHRVPGSMGSIINRVPKGKRLPGHMGMKKVTIENLVIEKVVADKNVLLIKGNVPGAKNSLITVKSAVKINK encoded by the coding sequence ATGACCAAAGGAATCTTAGGAAGAAAAGTCGGTATGACTCAAGTCTTTACTAAAGATGGTATCCTTGTTCCTGTAACTGTTGTTGAAGCAACTCCTAACGTTGTTATGCAAGTTAAGACTGTTGAATCAGACGGTTACGAAGCAGTTCAATTAGGATACCAAGATAAACGTGAAGTTTTGAGCAACAAACCAGAAAAAGGTCATGCTGCAAAAGCAAAGACTTCGCCTAAGCGCTTCATTCGTGAAATCCGCGGAGTTGAGCTTAAGGACTACGAAGTCGGCTCAGAAGTTACTGTGGACACATTTAAGGAAGGCGACGTTGTAGACGTTACTGGAATTACAAGAGGTCATGGATACCAAGGTAACATTAAGCGTTGGGGCCAATCACGTGGACCTGAAACTCACGGTTCAAGATACCACAGAGTTCCAGGTTCAATGGGTTCCATCATTAACCGTGTACCAAAGGGCAAGCGTTTGCCAGGTCACATGGGTATGAAGAAAGTTACCATTGAAAACTTAGTAATTGAAAAAGTTGTAGCAGATAAGAACGTATTGCTGATTAAAGGTAATGTTCCAGGTGCTAAGAACTCATTAATTACTGTTAAATCTGCTGTTAAGATTAATAAATAG
- the rpsJ gene encoding 30S ribosomal protein S10 has product MASQSIRIRLKSYEHGILDESAAKIVATAKRTGAEISGPVPLPTERVLFTVLRSPHKNKDSREQFEMRTHKRLIDILNPTPKTVDSLMKLDLPSGVDIEIKL; this is encoded by the coding sequence ATGGCAAGTCAATCTATTCGTATCAGACTTAAGTCATACGAACATGGTATTCTCGATGAATCAGCTGCTAAGATTGTAGCTACTGCTAAGAGAACTGGTGCTGAAATTTCAGGTCCAGTTCCACTACCAACAGAAAGGGTTTTGTTCACTGTTCTACGTTCACCACACAAGAACAAGGACTCACGTGAACAATTTGAAATGCGTACGCACAAGCGTTTAATCGACATTTTAAATCCTACACCTAAGACTGTTGATTCTTTAATGAAGCTTGATCTTCCAAGCGGCGTTGACATCGAAATTAAATTATAA
- the fusA gene encoding elongation factor G, with protein MANKREFPLEKTRNIGIMAHIDAGKTTTTERILYYTGKIHKIGETHEGDSQMDWMDEEKERGITITSAATTAQWKDYRINIIDTPGHVDFTIEVERSLRVLDGAVTVLDAQAGVEPQTENVWRQAETYGVPRIVFVNKMDKIGADFDKSVTSLHERLNANALPVQMPIGSAETFEGVIDLINMVADVYDEDKLGSKWETIPVPDEYKADAEKRRSALIEQVADVDDDIMEKYLNGDEISIDELKAAIRKATLNLELFPVFAGSAFKNKGVQMMLDGVVDYLPSPVDVKPYIAHDPKTGEEEELVAGDDKPFSALAFKIATDPFVGRLTYIRVYTGSLESGSYVLNASKNSRERVGRLLQMHANSRTEIPEVFSGDIAGAIGLKNTTTGDSLTDPDHPLILESLEVPDPVIQVSIEPESKADRDKLDVALQKLTEEDPTFRAETNAETGQTLISGMGELHLQIMVERMKREFHVEAKIGEPQVAYRETFTKPAKAQGKFVRQSGGKGQYGDVWVEFTPNERGKGYEFEDAIVGGVVPREFIPSVDAGLQESMKNGILAGYPLIDVKAKLYDGSYHEVDSSEAAFKVAASLALRNAAPKAGAVILEPIMKVQVITPEEYLGDVMGSITARRGTMDNMQDRSGAKVLNSMVPLAEMFGYATTLRSSTQGRGTFTMVFDHYAATPKSIQAEIIKKRGGEAD; from the coding sequence ATGGCTAATAAGCGTGAATTTCCATTAGAAAAGACACGTAACATTGGTATTATGGCCCACATTGATGCGGGTAAAACTACCACTACTGAACGTATCCTTTACTACACTGGTAAGATCCACAAAATTGGTGAAACCCACGAAGGTGACAGCCAAATGGACTGGATGGACGAAGAAAAGGAACGTGGGATTACCATTACATCAGCCGCTACGACTGCGCAATGGAAAGACTACAGAATTAACATCATTGACACCCCAGGACACGTTGACTTCACTATCGAAGTTGAACGTTCACTCCGTGTTCTTGACGGTGCGGTAACTGTTCTTGATGCTCAAGCTGGTGTTGAACCACAAACTGAAAATGTTTGGCGTCAAGCTGAAACTTACGGTGTTCCTCGAATTGTTTTTGTTAACAAGATGGACAAGATTGGTGCAGATTTCGATAAATCTGTTACTTCTTTACATGAACGCTTAAATGCCAATGCCTTACCTGTTCAAATGCCAATCGGTTCTGCCGAAACTTTTGAAGGTGTTATCGACTTAATCAACATGGTTGCTGATGTTTATGATGAAGACAAGCTTGGTTCTAAGTGGGAAACTATTCCAGTTCCTGACGAATACAAGGCTGATGCTGAAAAGCGTAGAAGTGCTTTGATTGAACAAGTTGCTGATGTTGACGATGACATTATGGAAAAATACCTTAATGGTGACGAAATTTCCATTGATGAATTAAAGGCTGCTATTCGTAAGGCTACCTTGAACTTGGAATTGTTCCCAGTATTTGCTGGCTCAGCTTTCAAGAACAAGGGTGTACAAATGATGCTTGACGGTGTGGTTGACTACTTGCCATCGCCTGTTGACGTTAAGCCATACATCGCTCACGATCCTAAGACTGGTGAAGAAGAAGAATTAGTAGCAGGAGACGATAAGCCATTCTCAGCTTTAGCTTTCAAGATTGCTACTGACCCATTTGTTGGTCGTTTGACTTATATTCGTGTTTATACTGGTTCTCTTGAATCAGGTTCATACGTTTTGAATGCTTCAAAGAACAGTCGTGAACGTGTTGGACGTTTGTTGCAAATGCACGCCAACTCAAGAACTGAAATTCCAGAAGTATTCTCAGGTGATATTGCTGGTGCTATTGGTTTGAAGAACACTACTACTGGTGACTCATTAACTGATCCAGACCACCCATTAATTTTGGAAAGTTTGGAAGTTCCAGATCCAGTTATCCAAGTTTCGATTGAACCTGAATCAAAGGCTGATCGTGATAAGCTTGATGTTGCTTTGCAAAAGTTGACTGAAGAAGACCCAACTTTCAGAGCTGAAACTAATGCTGAAACTGGTCAAACCTTGATTTCCGGAATGGGTGAATTGCACTTGCAAATCATGGTCGAACGGATGAAGCGCGAATTCCACGTTGAAGCTAAGATCGGTGAACCACAAGTTGCTTACCGTGAAACCTTCACTAAGCCAGCTAAGGCTCAAGGTAAGTTCGTTCGTCAATCCGGTGGTAAAGGTCAATACGGTGACGTTTGGGTTGAGTTTACACCAAACGAAAGAGGTAAAGGCTACGAATTCGAAGATGCCATTGTCGGTGGTGTTGTTCCTCGTGAATTTATCCCTTCAGTAGATGCTGGACTTCAAGAATCAATGAAGAACGGTATTCTTGCTGGCTACCCATTGATCGACGTTAAGGCTAAGCTTTACGATGGTAGTTATCACGAAGTCGACTCATCTGAAGCTGCCTTCAAGGTTGCTGCATCACTTGCTTTGAGAAATGCTGCTCCTAAGGCTGGTGCTGTTATTCTTGAACCAATTATGAAGGTTCAAGTAATCACCCCAGAAGAATACTTGGGTGATGTAATGGGCTCAATTACTGCTCGTCGTGGTACGATGGACAATATGCAAGACCGTTCAGGTGCTAAGGTATTGAACTCAATGGTTCCACTTGCTGAAATGTTTGGTTACGCAACTACTTTGCGTTCATCAACTCAAGGTCGTGGTACATTTACGATGGTATTTGACCACTACGCAGCAACTCCTAAGTCAATTCAAGCAGAAATTATCAAGAAGCGCGGCGGCGAAGCTGACTAA
- the rpsG gene encoding 30S ribosomal protein S7: MPRKGHVTKRDVLADPVYNSKLVTKLINHLMLDGKRAKASSILYDAFNIVKDKTGKEPLDVFEEAMNNIMPVLEVRARRIGGSNYQIPVEVRPERRTTLGLRWLVSYARLRNEHTMDERLANEIIDASNNTGSAVKKREDVHRMAEANRAFAHYRF, from the coding sequence ATGCCTAGAAAAGGACATGTAACTAAAAGAGACGTTTTAGCAGATCCAGTTTATAACTCAAAGCTTGTTACTAAGTTAATCAACCACTTGATGCTTGATGGTAAGAGAGCTAAGGCATCTTCTATCCTTTATGATGCTTTCAACATCGTTAAAGACAAGACCGGCAAGGAACCACTTGACGTTTTTGAAGAAGCTATGAACAACATTATGCCAGTTTTGGAAGTTAGAGCTCGTCGTATCGGTGGTTCAAACTACCAAATTCCAGTTGAAGTTCGTCCAGAAAGAAGAACTACTTTAGGTTTAAGATGGCTTGTTTCATACGCTCGTTTACGTAATGAACATACAATGGATGAACGTTTAGCTAACGAAATTATCGACGCTTCAAACAACACCGGTTCTGCAGTTAAGAAGCGTGAAGATGTTCACCGTATGGCTGAAGCTAACCGTGCATTTGCACACTACCGCTTCTAA
- the rpsL gene encoding 30S ribosomal protein S12, translated as MPTINQLVRKGRHSKTTKSKSPALSYGYNSMKKELVFNPAPQMRGVATRVGTMTPKKPNSALRKYARVRLSNLIEVTAYIPGEGHNLQEHSVVLIRGGRVKDLPGVRYHIIRGALDTAGVDGRKQGRSKYGAKKD; from the coding sequence ATGCCAACTATTAACCAATTGGTAAGAAAAGGCCGTCACTCAAAGACGACTAAATCAAAGTCACCAGCTTTAAGCTACGGCTACAACAGTATGAAGAAAGAATTAGTATTCAACCCAGCTCCACAAATGCGTGGTGTTGCAACTCGTGTTGGTACTATGACACCAAAGAAGCCAAACTCAGCTTTACGTAAGTATGCTCGTGTTCGTCTTTCTAACTTAATCGAAGTTACTGCTTATATCCCAGGTGAAGGTCACAACTTGCAAGAGCACTCGGTTGTTTTAATCCGTGGTGGTCGTGTAAAGGACCTTCCTGGTGTACGTTACCATATTATTCGTGGTGCCCTTGATACTGCTGGTGTTGATGGCAGAAAACAAGGCCGTTCTAAGTACGGTGCTAAGAAAGATTAA
- a CDS encoding ISLre2 family transposase: MTSLLQDLQLLLDNLTTDTNKLLDCQLTFDDVLEAFMQKLRHWGLKLIGSYLEQLDASYKQLPSRKKQYEVKAMRTCIKQTLYGQLTFKRTYYQDKQDQHYFFWLDQALAFTKYSRMTLGFKAAVLENVAKYHYQAAIDLLKYSEIHSKTTVMNIVHRAGQLLPNQPDQVQARNKQIVYLEADEDHVAFQDGSNHFMKLVYLHEGYDESQKRHHLIKPKYFTGTYAGMANEQLWDEVLCYLEANYPQAKQFYLAGDGAPWIKAGAKYLPNCKFVLDRFHLLKYCRQAAVNTKAAAAYRLYHWALTGQRDKVELYFETRFSDPDLTSTQIAALNQAKTYLLGNWQAILNTQEAAYQRCTAEGHISHYLSERLSSRPMGWSKVGAESVARSIIFQLNGGDISQYLLNEQRKAAKEQRIRQVDHRFKAKNRPYYEYFQADFGETAKTHYWNQGIINGGQIFDLPEQII, translated from the coding sequence ATGACTAGTTTACTACAAGATTTACAGCTTTTGTTAGATAATTTAACTACTGATACTAATAAGCTGCTGGACTGTCAGCTTACTTTCGATGATGTCTTAGAAGCATTCATGCAGAAATTGCGCCATTGGGGTTTAAAGCTAATTGGTTCTTATCTTGAGCAGCTTGATGCTAGTTATAAGCAGTTGCCTAGTCGCAAAAAGCAGTATGAAGTTAAAGCCATGCGTACATGTATTAAGCAGACTTTGTATGGGCAATTAACTTTTAAGCGTACTTATTACCAAGATAAACAAGACCAACATTATTTCTTTTGGCTTGATCAAGCCTTAGCTTTCACCAAGTATAGCCGGATGACCTTAGGCTTTAAGGCGGCTGTTTTAGAAAACGTAGCTAAATATCATTATCAGGCAGCCATTGATTTACTTAAATACAGTGAAATCCATTCTAAAACAACAGTCATGAATATTGTTCATCGTGCAGGCCAGCTATTGCCTAATCAACCTGATCAGGTGCAAGCACGAAATAAGCAAATTGTTTATTTAGAAGCAGATGAAGATCATGTCGCCTTTCAAGATGGCAGTAACCATTTTATGAAGTTAGTGTACTTACACGAAGGCTATGATGAAAGCCAGAAGCGCCATCACTTAATTAAGCCTAAATATTTTACTGGTACTTATGCTGGTATGGCCAATGAACAACTGTGGGACGAGGTGCTATGTTATTTAGAAGCTAATTATCCGCAAGCTAAGCAGTTTTATCTTGCTGGTGATGGCGCGCCTTGGATTAAGGCGGGCGCTAAATATTTACCTAACTGTAAGTTTGTCTTGGATCGCTTTCATTTGTTAAAGTATTGCCGTCAAGCCGCTGTTAATACTAAGGCAGCTGCTGCTTATCGCTTATATCATTGGGCTTTAACCGGTCAGCGGGACAAAGTAGAATTATACTTTGAAACTCGCTTTAGTGATCCCGACTTAACATCAACGCAAATTGCCGCTCTTAACCAAGCTAAAACTTATCTATTAGGTAATTGGCAGGCAATTTTAAATACGCAAGAAGCAGCTTATCAGCGTTGCACCGCTGAAGGCCACATCAGTCATTATTTGTCAGAGCGGCTGAGTTCAAGACCAATGGGCTGGAGTAAGGTAGGAGCTGAAAGTGTAGCCAGAAGCATTATCTTCCAGTTAAATGGCGGCGATATTAGCCAATATTTGCTTAACGAGCAACGAAAAGCTGCTAAAGAGCAAAGAATTAGGCAAGTAGACCATCGTTTTAAGGCAAAGAACAGACCGTATTATGAGTATTTTCAAGCAGACTTTGGCGAAACGGCCAAGACACATTATTGGAATCAAGGGATCATTAATGGCGGGCAGATATTTGATTTACCCGAGCAAATAATTTAA
- a CDS encoding A24 family peptidase, producing the protein MNWIYTLTNFLIGTCLASHAAVVCDRWETSDFFLTRSRCNICQTELSILDELPVISYLWLHGKCRYCSHSIPINLPVIEICGGLAFSQIDFSRINGWATTILIFSLLLAAISDFEKQEFHLLMLAPALCLALFKSKDLLHFQFLDCIELLPILLLLLFFVWQHKLGSGDLLIYLILAIYFSPHTANLTFLIGSALLIVHFYLKKQKGQKQQAIAFVPYLFLGLTIQLLFK; encoded by the coding sequence ATGAACTGGATTTATACACTAACTAATTTTTTAATCGGCACCTGCCTTGCATCCCATGCCGCTGTCGTTTGTGACCGTTGGGAAACTTCTGACTTTTTCTTAACTCGATCGCGTTGCAACATTTGCCAGACCGAACTCAGCATACTTGACGAATTGCCAGTGATTTCTTATCTTTGGCTTCATGGTAAATGCCGCTATTGCAGTCATTCAATCCCAATCAACTTGCCGGTGATTGAAATTTGCGGCGGGCTTGCCTTCAGCCAAATTGACTTCAGCCGAATTAATGGTTGGGCAACTACTATCCTGATTTTCAGTCTTCTACTTGCTGCCATCAGCGATTTTGAGAAACAAGAATTTCATTTGCTGATGCTTGCACCAGCCTTATGTCTAGCACTCTTCAAAAGTAAAGACCTACTTCACTTTCAATTTTTAGATTGTATAGAATTATTACCGATTTTACTATTATTGCTATTCTTCGTTTGGCAGCACAAATTGGGTAGTGGCGATTTGCTCATTTATCTTATCCTCGCTATCTACTTTAGCCCGCACACAGCAAACCTAACCTTTTTAATTGGCTCAGCATTATTAATTGTCCATTTTTACCTGAAAAAGCAAAAAGGGCAAAAGCAACAAGCCATTGCCTTTGTCCCCTATCTCTTTCTTGGACTAACTATTCAACTTTTATTCAAATAA